One region of Bacteriovorax sp. Seq25_V genomic DNA includes:
- the lgt gene encoding prolipoprotein diacylglyceryl transferase, with protein sequence MHAPDISPVLISLGPLQVRWYALMYVVGFILAGYLLKNLIKKNFLKITEEQIDSLTFIMGLCMVLGARFIYVFVYNWSYYQHNLGEVFAVWKGGLSFHGAVLGFLVAGFIFAKKNKVEWGQIMDSVCLVGAPGIFFGRLGNFINGELYGRITTSPVGMIFKTGGPYPRHPSQLYEAFFEGLVLSLILWFAVNKVKKYWQISSFFLIGYGAFRFGVEFFREADAQLGYYFGFMTMGQILCAIMIIAGFALYAMANKLNQKIYN encoded by the coding sequence ATGCACGCACCAGATATCAGCCCAGTATTGATTTCACTAGGTCCATTACAAGTTCGTTGGTATGCACTAATGTACGTAGTAGGATTTATTCTTGCGGGCTATCTACTTAAAAATCTAATTAAGAAAAATTTCTTAAAAATAACTGAAGAACAAATTGATTCTCTTACATTTATCATGGGTCTTTGCATGGTGCTTGGTGCGAGATTTATTTATGTTTTCGTTTATAACTGGTCATATTACCAGCACAACCTCGGCGAAGTCTTCGCGGTGTGGAAAGGGGGACTCAGTTTTCACGGAGCAGTTCTCGGTTTTCTTGTCGCAGGTTTTATTTTTGCAAAGAAAAATAAAGTAGAGTGGGGACAAATTATGGATAGTGTTTGTCTCGTTGGTGCGCCTGGAATTTTCTTTGGGCGTTTAGGAAACTTTATTAATGGCGAATTGTACGGAAGAATTACAACAAGTCCTGTGGGTATGATATTTAAAACAGGTGGTCCTTATCCAAGGCATCCTTCTCAGCTTTATGAGGCGTTCTTTGAGGGATTGGTGTTATCGCTAATTCTTTGGTTTGCTGTGAATAAGGTTAAAAAATACTGGCAGATTTCAAGCTTCTTCCTCATTGGATATGGGGCATTTCGCTTTGGTGTTGAGTTTTTCAGGGAAGCCGATGCACAACTTGGATATTATTTTGGATTCATGACAATGGGTCAGATTCTTTGTGCAATCATGATCATCGCTGGCTTTGCTCTTTACGCTATGGCAAATAAATTAAATCAAAAAATTTATAATTGA
- the rplU gene encoding 50S ribosomal protein L21 yields the protein MYGIVEISGHQYRVEAGMTIDVEKLHQEAGTTIELDKVLFVGGEKATVGTPVVAGAKVVAEVVRHDKSRKIIVFKRKPGRYKRKNGHRQEFTTLKIKEIKA from the coding sequence ATGTACGGAATCGTTGAAATTTCTGGACACCAGTACAGAGTTGAAGCAGGTATGACTATTGATGTAGAAAAGCTACACCAAGAAGCAGGAACTACAATTGAACTAGATAAAGTTCTTTTCGTAGGTGGCGAAAAAGCTACTGTTGGTACACCAGTTGTTGCTGGAGCAAAAGTTGTTGCTGAAGTTGTAAGACATGACAAATCTAGAAAAATTATCGTTTTCAAGAGAAAGCCAGGTCGTTACAAGAGAAAGAACGGACACAGACAAGAATTTACAACTTTAAAAATTAAAGAAATCAAAGCTTAA
- the rpmA gene encoding 50S ribosomal protein L27, which yields MAHKKAGGSTSNGRDSNPNMYGVKKFGGEVVIPGNIIVRQAGSKFHPGKNVREGKDCTLYAVVEGTVKFGYYNKNKKIVSVVPA from the coding sequence ATGGCACACAAGAAAGCCGGTGGTTCGACAAGTAACGGTAGGGATTCAAACCCAAATATGTACGGTGTTAAGAAGTTTGGTGGCGAAGTTGTTATCCCAGGTAACATCATCGTAAGACAAGCTGGTTCAAAATTTCACCCAGGTAAAAACGTTAGAGAAGGTAAAGATTGTACTCTTTATGCAGTTGTAGAAGGTACAGTAAAATTTGGTTACTACAATAAGAACAAAAAAATTGTTTCTGTAGTTCCAGCATAA
- the obgE gene encoding GTPase ObgE, with translation MRFIDEVKITICSGNGGSGCSSFRREKHVPLGGPDGGDGGDGGSVYFQADEGENTLVNFRGKKVFKAQDGGNGAGRQMHGAYGEDLVIKVPVGTIVRNEETGAILADLTEHDQRVLILEGGRGGLGNYNYKTATNQAPRKFTDGKPGVDLEVELELKLLADIALVGLPNAGKSTLISSISAAKPKIADYPFTTLEPNLGVVSLGEKSFVVADIPGLIEDASEGKGLGIKFLKHIDRTKSLVHLVDVSWCLDEFEAFEQYVIIRNELKKYSDTLDWKKEIVCLTKIDAMTEEEISKFQNFFEEQLDRKVLPLSSVSGRNVDLLKSLMLQTIEEANKQEKQGK, from the coding sequence ATGAGATTTATTGACGAAGTTAAAATTACTATTTGTTCTGGGAACGGCGGAAGCGGTTGCTCGAGCTTCAGAAGAGAGAAGCACGTTCCTCTTGGAGGACCAGATGGTGGTGACGGTGGTGACGGTGGAAGTGTTTACTTTCAAGCAGACGAAGGTGAAAACACACTTGTAAACTTCCGTGGGAAAAAAGTTTTTAAGGCCCAGGATGGTGGCAACGGCGCTGGTAGACAGATGCATGGTGCCTACGGGGAAGACCTCGTTATCAAGGTTCCAGTGGGAACAATCGTAAGAAATGAAGAAACAGGAGCAATCCTCGCGGACCTCACAGAGCATGACCAACGAGTTCTTATTCTTGAAGGTGGACGTGGTGGTCTTGGAAACTATAACTATAAAACGGCAACGAATCAGGCTCCGAGAAAGTTTACAGATGGGAAACCAGGTGTTGATCTTGAAGTTGAACTTGAGCTAAAGCTATTAGCCGATATCGCTCTTGTTGGTTTACCAAATGCTGGAAAATCAACACTAATCTCTTCAATTTCTGCAGCCAAACCAAAGATTGCAGACTATCCGTTTACAACTCTAGAGCCAAACCTTGGGGTAGTATCCCTAGGCGAGAAATCTTTTGTTGTGGCTGATATTCCAGGTTTAATTGAAGATGCATCAGAAGGTAAAGGACTTGGGATCAAGTTCTTAAAGCATATTGATCGTACGAAGTCACTTGTTCACCTAGTAGACGTATCTTGGTGTCTTGATGAGTTTGAGGCGTTCGAACAGTATGTTATTATTAGAAATGAGTTAAAGAAATATAGCGACACTCTTGATTGGAAAAAAGAAATCGTTTGTCTTACAAAAATTGATGCGATGACCGAAGAAGAAATTTCAAAGTTTCAAAATTTCTTCGAAGAGCAACTTGATAGAAAAGTTCTTCCATTATCATCAGTTTCGGGGCGAAATGTTGATTTATTAAAGAGTTTAATGCTACAAACGATTGAAGAAGCGAATAAGCAAGAAAAACAAGGTAAGTAA
- the rsfS gene encoding ribosome silencing factor produces the protein MSSNEFINKNVDEILSNKEIDSTLAKAMACAWICGNFKGINLKILDMKKSTSLGDYFVLASATNFTQASAMGQEITVQMKRVGLEVLSREGINNGADWLLIDLGDFIVHIFQETARHIYDLDNLWDAPSIQIPNEYYYSSDMEESTSGSAPKGYF, from the coding sequence ATGAGTAGTAACGAGTTTATTAACAAAAACGTAGATGAAATTTTAAGCAATAAAGAAATTGATAGCACACTTGCAAAAGCAATGGCATGTGCATGGATCTGTGGAAACTTCAAAGGTATCAACCTTAAGATTCTTGATATGAAGAAATCAACCTCGCTTGGTGATTACTTTGTTCTTGCTTCAGCAACAAACTTCACACAAGCTTCAGCAATGGGACAAGAGATCACTGTTCAAATGAAAAGAGTTGGTCTAGAAGTTCTTTCTCGCGAAGGTATTAACAATGGAGCAGATTGGTTACTGATTGACCTTGGAGACTTCATCGTTCACATCTTCCAAGAGACTGCACGTCACATATATGATCTTGATAATTTATGGGATGCTCCATCAATTCAAATTCCAAACGAGTATTACTACTCATCCGATATGGAAGAAAGCACTTCTGGAAGTGCACCAAAAGGTTACTTCTAG
- a CDS encoding 23S rRNA (pseudouridine(1915)-N(3))-methyltransferase RlmH, with product MKDLHLVVIGKLKDKNILALENDYLKRLKSPSLSIYECKGHQEDIEAEVKELKQKCKAIEDKHGRQYIVALTEHGKTMTSDKLSEFIFDVIENKQCGVTFLIGGAAGFPKDFLEECDYKLSLSPMTYPHQLARLLFVEQVYRAKTIYDGHPYHKN from the coding sequence ATGAAAGACCTTCACCTGGTAGTTATTGGAAAGCTCAAAGATAAGAATATTCTTGCGCTAGAAAATGACTACCTTAAAAGGCTCAAGTCCCCTTCTCTCTCTATTTATGAATGCAAAGGCCATCAAGAAGATATCGAGGCCGAAGTCAAAGAACTCAAACAAAAATGTAAAGCAATTGAAGATAAGCATGGCAGGCAATATATTGTAGCGCTTACCGAACATGGTAAAACCATGACAAGTGATAAACTCTCAGAATTTATTTTTGATGTCATTGAAAATAAGCAATGCGGGGTCACTTTTCTAATCGGTGGAGCGGCAGGTTTTCCAAAAGACTTTCTTGAGGAGTGTGATTATAAACTCTCACTCTCTCCTATGACTTACCCACATCAACTTGCAAGACTTTTATTTGTCGAGCAAGTTTATAGAGCGAAGACCATCTACGATGGTCATCCCTATCACAAGAATTAG